CCTGGACTTTTATGAAGGTTATCCCCATCTTTATGGGAAGGAGCCTGTTCTTGTTCAGGGCAAGGATGGCATGAAAAGGGAAGTCATGGCATATACCATGAATGCTCCGTATAAGGATCAACCAGCGATTCCTTCTGATCTTTATTTTATGGGGATCGTGGAAGGCTGTCATCAAAATGGGATTTCCAGCCGCTCGGTGACCGATGCGTTAAAGCGTGTCCGGGAGGAAGTGGGCAGACAGAAACCCAGTCAAAAGAAAACAGAAGTAAGCAGATAACAAATCCGCAGGGGAAAGCCTCTGCGGTATTTTTAACGAAAAAAGGAGAATGCAATGAAGAGCAGAAATATCAAAACAAGACTTGCAGCCTTCGGGCTCGCATTGCTCATGGGCCTTAGTCCGCTTGGAAATTTGGCGGATGTCCATGCGGCAGAAA
This window of the Mediterraneibacter gnavus ATCC 29149 genome carries:
- a CDS encoding gamma-glutamylcyclotransferase family protein, whose product is MKETYYFAYGSNMNLDQMAYRCPAASVVEPVHLEGYRLTFCGRGKGSGVATILPEEGSRVEGVLWKITPECEKSLDFYEGYPHLYGKEPVLVQGKDGMKREVMAYTMNAPYKDQPAIPSDLYFMGIVEGCHQNGISSRSVTDALKRVREEVGRQKPSQKKTEVSR